The Petrotoga mobilis SJ95 genomic sequence TTTGAGCCTATCAAGCTTGGTGAAGGACCAGTTATAGGTATAGGTACCACCGTTACCAGAAGTATTTTCGAAGAACTAACAAAAACTGCAAAAAGTAACAATATCAAATACCAATTAGAAACTTTTACTAGAGGCAGTGGCACCGAAGCGGATGTAGTTCAAATATCTTCTACCGGAGTAAAAACAGGTGTTGTTTCAGTTCCAATCCTTAACATGCATTCTCCCAACGAGGTTGTAGATGTAAAAGATGTGGAAGAAAGCGCAAAATTATTATCTTTCTTTGCTTTAAACACCAGCTTAACTTGGAAAGGAAGTAGAAATTTATGAGGAAGTATTTAAAAGACTTAACTAATCTTGCCGGTATATCTTCAAGAGAAGAAAAAATAAGAGAGTACATCAAATCAAATGTTGCCAACAAGGTCGATGAAATTACCGAAGACAACATGGGAAACCTAATTTGTTTAATTAAAGGTAAAGATTCTTCCAAAAAATTAATGCTTGACGCACACATGGATGAAGTTGGCTTTATGATCACCAGAATAAATGAAGACGGTACTTTTGGCATATCTCCCGTTGGAGGAGTTGACCCAAGGGTAGTAAAAAGTCAGAGATTAAAAATCGAAGAAAAAATATCTGCTGTTGTCAATTCTACACCCATTCACTTAGAAAAAGAAACCGACAAAGTTGAACAGTATGAAAGTATAAAGGTCTACGCTGGATTTTCCAACAAAGAGGAAGCATCTAAAAAGGTCCATTTGGGCGATATGGTTACATTTGATACTACTTATTATGAGGAAAATAGCTATGCTGTAGCCAAAGCCTTTGATGATAGGGTTGGATGTTCTATTATGATGGATATAATTGACTATTTTTTTGAGAACAACGAGAAACCTCTTTACGATACATACTTCAATTTTGCTACTCAGGAAGAAACGGGGTTGAGAGGTACAGGAACTGCAGCTTCAAAAATACAGCCAAATTTCGCTATCGTATTAGAAGGTACAACTGCTGGTGACAACCCTGAAAACACCCCGGATAAATGGGCAACCCATATCGGAAATGGGCCCGTCTTAACATTCATGCATAGCGGTTTAGTACTCAACAAAGAAATCTTCGAAAAAATTGTAGATACTGCAAAGAAATTAGGTATTAAATTTCAATACAAAATGCGAACAGCAGGAGGAACAAACGCCGCCAGACTCGCAAAGACCCTTTATGGAATTCCAGCAGGGGTAATATCCGTTCCATGCCGATATATTCATTCTCCACAATCTATAATGAATTTAC encodes the following:
- a CDS encoding M42 family metallopeptidase produces the protein MRKYLKDLTNLAGISSREEKIREYIKSNVANKVDEITEDNMGNLICLIKGKDSSKKLMLDAHMDEVGFMITRINEDGTFGISPVGGVDPRVVKSQRLKIEEKISAVVNSTPIHLEKETDKVEQYESIKVYAGFSNKEEASKKVHLGDMVTFDTTYYEENSYAVAKAFDDRVGCSIMMDIIDYFFENNEKPLYDTYFNFATQEETGLRGTGTAASKIQPNFAIVLEGTTAGDNPENTPDKWATHIGNGPVLTFMHSGLVLNKEIFEKIVDTAKKLGIKFQYKMRTAGGTNAARLAKTLYGIPAGVISVPCRYIHSPQSIMNLQDYENTYQLVKQLVVNTPF